From Pseudodesulfovibrio nedwellii:
GTTTGATCGACTCATTCCCTTGGTCAGAGTGGGAGCAGGGTTGTCGAGGATCGCTTCCACGCGGTTACGGATATCTGGGTTGCGAATTTCTGCGGCAGCGAGCCGAATGGATCGCCATGATGCCGAAACCGGTGCTGAGGCTTCGGCCATGGAAACAGGATTCATTTCCATACATTCATCCAAGGTTTTACAGGACGGTGCTGCAAGGACAGGATTTGCTATGGCGCTGGCTGCAACGACTGCACCGGCTACAGCTCCGAGTTTCAGGAAGTCGCGACGATTCAAGTGTTCGATAGACATATGGTTTCTCCTAGAATACAGGGGTTTTATTGATGTCTTCTCTATACTTTTTTAGTGCGATAATTGTGTGCCTTCGTCGTGACGGAGTGTGTCTGCGTTGTGAATATTCTGTGAAAAGTGAGGCGGTTGTTACGCTTTGATGGGAGGGTAAGAAGGAGAAATCATCCATTATCTATATTAGAAGGGTTGACGAATTGCCTAATAAGCGTGCATACAGCGCAATCTGACCACCCGGAATGTGATTCGGATTGTCTGATGACCATTATAGCCGGATGGAAAACCGGAAAATTTCTAACAGTCTGTTCAAGAATGCGCGAGTGCCGGGCAGCGAAGCCGCTGTTAAGCGTGATGCAATCGTGAGTTTTTGAAGAGCCTGATATGAGAGAGCCGAACATGTCGAAAGATCTTATTATCGTTGAGTCCCCTGCCAAGGTGAAGACCATTTCCAAATTCCTGGGCAAGAATTTTATTGTCGATGCCTCGGTGGGCCATGTTCGTGATTTGCCCACCCGAGACCTCGGTGTAGACGAAGAAAATGACTTTGCTCCCCGTTATGAAATAATTCAAGGCAAGGAAGATGTGGTCAAACGTCTTCAAGCCGCAGCAAAGAAGGCTGATACAGTCTTCCTCGCCCCTGACCCCGACCGCGAAGGTGAGGCCATTGCATGGCACGTTGCTGAACTTTTGAAGCCGGTCAACGATAAAATTCGGCGTATTCAGTTCAACGAAATTACCTCCCGCGCCGTTAAAGAGGCTTTGGAAAACGCACAGGAACTTAATGAAGACCTGTTTGATTCCCAGCAGGCCAGACGTATTTTGGATCGGTTGGTGGGCTACAAGATTTCTCCCATCCTGTGGAAGAATGTGAAACGCGGTATTTCCGCAGGACGTGTCCAGTCCGTGGCACTCAAAATTTTGGTGGAACGCGAAAAAGAACGTCGGGCTTTCCGGGCTGATGAGTATTGGCCTTTCAAGGTGCTGCTTGAGGGTGGCAACCCACCGCCGTTCTGGTTGGACCTGCATAAGCTGGCCGGCAAGGCTGTCAAACCCGGCGTTAATCATGTCGGCAATCAGGGCGAAGCTGAAAAACTTCAGAATGCGTTGGAAACCGGCGAGTTCAAGGTTGATTCCGTGCAGGAGAAGCAGCGCAAGCGTAATCCTTTGCCGCCATATATTACCTCGACGCTTCAGCAGGACGCCAACCGGCGTATGGGCTACTCCGCCAAGCGGACCATGTCCATTGCCCAGCGTCTCTACGAAGGTGTGGAACTCGGCAAGCGTGGTACCACGGCGCTTATCACCTATATGCGTACTGACTCCGTCCGTATCGCCAAGGATGCACAGGATGCGGCCAAGGAGTTGATCCTTGATCGGTTCGGCGCTGATTACTATCCGCCCAAGCCCCGTCAGTTTAAGACAAAGGGCGGCGCTCAGGATGCGCATGAAGCCATACGTCCGGTTGATGTGACCATTACGCCTGATGACGTGAAGTCTTATTTGCCTTCCGAGCAGCATAAACTGTATCGACTTATTTGGCAGCGTTTTGTCGCTTCACAAATGGCCGTTGCCACTTTTTGGGATACCACGGTTCTCGTGACCGCCCCGGAAACCATCTGGCGTGCCAAGGGAGAACGT
This genomic window contains:
- the topA gene encoding type I DNA topoisomerase is translated as MSKDLIIVESPAKVKTISKFLGKNFIVDASVGHVRDLPTRDLGVDEENDFAPRYEIIQGKEDVVKRLQAAAKKADTVFLAPDPDREGEAIAWHVAELLKPVNDKIRRIQFNEITSRAVKEALENAQELNEDLFDSQQARRILDRLVGYKISPILWKNVKRGISAGRVQSVALKILVEREKERRAFRADEYWPFKVLLEGGNPPPFWLDLHKLAGKAVKPGVNHVGNQGEAEKLQNALETGEFKVDSVQEKQRKRNPLPPYITSTLQQDANRRMGYSAKRTMSIAQRLYEGVELGKRGTTALITYMRTDSVRIAKDAQDAAKELILDRFGADYYPPKPRQFKTKGGAQDAHEAIRPVDVTITPDDVKSYLPSEQHKLYRLIWQRFVASQMAVATFWDTTVLVTAPETIWRAKGERLLFAGFLAAMDKASSDDDTELPKLHEGDVLALNELKKEQKFTQPPPRYSEASLVKTLEELGIGRPSTYAAIISTLLDREYARQEEKRFVPTELGFTVSDKLGEHFQALMDVGFTAQMEGMLDAVAEGKKDWKDLLKHFGDDFYPTLEKARTEMARSQQVTDINCENCGKPMAIKFGKTGEFLGCTGFPGCRTIKNFTRDEQGAIQVVEREKPEETGVLCEKCGRPMAIKQSRRGEFLGCTGYPDCKSIVNFKRDENGKIQVVESEKPEVVGTCPDCGGELLLKKARTGSRFIACSNYPDCTYAAPFSTGVPCPKEGCEGELVEKSSRRGKLFYSCSTYPKCDYAVWNWPVNEPCPKCEHPILTRKTTKDKGEHIACPKKGCGYTRPVEDE